CATCCTTTGAGACACTTCTGCTGCAGGGTCCTTAGATGTTGACAGTTATATTGCTCCTGTTCTCAGCAGCAGCTTTGCTGTGATCCTAAGGCTTTTTACCGTAAGCATATGGACACTGTGTATCTCTCCCGCAGTGATGCGGCAACCCTCTTCAGTTGACTACATGACACCACAGTTGTCTATCTTCTGTACAGCCGATCAGGTCTTAGGTCCTTTTCTCATCCATCCAAATCCATTTTTGTCGACCACGTCTTCGATTGCCTTCTACTGTGCCCTGTAATATGTTTGCTTGGGTTCTGTTGGCTCTTGTCACGATGGTACACTTGTAATATCATATAAATTGTGCACTTGTTATCAGGGAAGAGAAATCCATTGACCAACATTTTGTCAACTCAGGTGGTCAATTCTGATCGCCTGGAAAATCTCACCCCTCTATAAGGTATTATCTTGGCTGCATTAGTTGGTGAAATTGCTCCCCCTATAACATAATCAATGGACTCCTCCTTCCTCCAACAATTGGCCACAGTGACAATTTTGATGCACAGCACCAAGCAGTTGAATACTATTTTTAGTCATGGCCACATTAAGAGTAAGTGATGCAAGCTGTGATCATCAGTTGTGCAATTTGAGAGGTTGAGTTCACTTTGAGCGACTAGAACACCTACAGCGATCTGGAGTTACTTGACAATCTTGTCATTTAACTGTTGCTACTGACCCAGTTACTCTATTTCTTACTGCGTACTTGAACTTTTTCAGGCTGGCTGAAACCAGGAAGAGAATCTGGAATATCTCTTCCGGAAAGATGGAAAAATGTAATTTTCCAGGAGTAGGCTTACAATTTTGATTTCTCAAGATAGAACTTATGGTCATGCGGATGAATGAATTCAAACGAAAATTTGATATCACTATTACTAATATCTGAATGGAAGTTGGTAGTTGACAGTAGTGTTGGCCAATCACCAAAGATAGCTATTGATTATACCAAACCTTATAGTTCTGTTTATAAGTTTTGTCCATAAGTCAAGCATTCGGTTGGGGTTGATTAATCGACGTGTAACCCAGCCTGTTGCAACAGTCACAGGAGTCGCAGTATGTACCCCAGCAGCAATAAAGAACGATCTTTGACACAAAGAGGATGTCACAGATGACCGCAAAGACTAATGTATACCAACTGAGGGCCGGGTTGCAATAATCTGGACTCGATTCCATAAAACTTTGATTCTTGATGGCATCTTGCATCCAGTAATTTCCTGAAATTGGTTAATTTAAAAATGAGACATTTCTGTAGATGAAGTTATAGACACTAGTCTCGTCCATTCACCCATTACAGAGACttgtacttgacggcaattctctcgtcatgaactcgatttgggggcgtaaccTTCCGGTATGCACCAGGGAAAGTGGTCATGATTATAACAACATTTTCATCCAGTTTCAGCTTGACAAATTGACTTACCAATCATAGTCCATATAACTAAGAAAAAGATGAGGAGGAAATCAAATGGCATGCAGTCCATGCACACTCCATCTTCGCTTGGCTCGGTGCAACTCATCCATTGGATAATGTTGAGGACGCATTTCAGAATACCAATGCAGCCTGCGACTATTAGATAGACTTGTAAAAGTGGCTGCACTGGACATTCACCTACATAGACTGAACCTGCAGA
Above is a window of Lineus longissimus chromosome 3, tnLinLong1.2, whole genome shotgun sequence DNA encoding:
- the LOC135484147 gene encoding transmembrane protein 272-like; protein product: MESITGPLIALSSTFSFDGSRSYKIFVVVSLPVWIVTVIFGSVYVGECPVQPLLQVYLIVAGCIGILKCVLNIIQWMSCTEPSEDGVCMDCMPFDFLLIFFLVIWTMIGNYWMQDAIKNQSFMESSPDYCNPALSWYTLVFAVICDILFVSKIVLYCCWGTYCDSCDCCNRLGYTSINQPQPNA